In Acidaminococcus timonensis, one DNA window encodes the following:
- the rplM gene encoding 50S ribosomal protein L13 encodes MKTYMATPATIERKWYVVDAADKTLGRLAAEVAKVLRGKNKPTFTPHMDTGDNVIIINAAKVKLTGKKLVQKVYFRHSGYLGGDKYTKAGEMLEKNPVRMVELAVRGMIPKNRLGNQIIKKLHVYAGSEHPHAAQKPEVLTIDIR; translated from the coding sequence ATGAAAACATACATGGCCACCCCGGCTACCATTGAACGCAAATGGTATGTAGTGGATGCTGCCGACAAGACTCTGGGCCGTCTGGCTGCAGAAGTTGCTAAGGTGCTCCGCGGCAAGAACAAACCGACTTTTACCCCGCACATGGATACCGGTGACAACGTGATCATCATCAACGCTGCCAAAGTGAAACTGACCGGCAAGAAACTGGTTCAAAAAGTTTACTTCCGTCATTCCGGCTATCTGGGCGGCGACAAATATACCAAAGCTGGCGAAATGCTGGAAAAGAACCCTGTAAGAATGGTTGAGCTGGCTGTTCGCGGGATGATCCCCAAAAACCGTCTGGGCAATCAGATCATCAAAAAACTGCATGTATACGCTGGTTCTGAACATCCTCATGCTGCACAAAAGCCTGAAGTTCTGACCATCGATATTCGCTAA
- a CDS encoding nitroreductase family protein translates to MENLFHRTSVRKYLAKSVEKEKIIQILRAAMAAPSACNQQPWRFTVVTEQGLIEKLAQVSRFSTFAAAAPALLVISFRKDCPLPEFAPVDTSAALENLWVETDAQGLGGVWMGVYPREERMAAVAQLAGLPGEEEAFAMFALGYPDQKIAPHDRFHEEWIRWK, encoded by the coding sequence ATGGAAAATCTGTTCCATCGCACCAGTGTACGGAAATATCTTGCCAAATCCGTCGAAAAAGAGAAAATCATACAGATCCTGCGGGCGGCCATGGCAGCTCCTTCTGCCTGCAATCAGCAGCCCTGGCGGTTTACGGTTGTCACAGAACAGGGCTTGATTGAAAAATTGGCCCAGGTCAGCCGGTTCTCCACCTTTGCGGCGGCCGCCCCGGCATTGCTGGTCATCAGTTTCCGGAAGGACTGCCCGCTGCCGGAATTTGCTCCTGTGGATACCAGTGCGGCCCTGGAAAACCTTTGGGTAGAGACAGATGCCCAGGGCCTGGGCGGTGTATGGATGGGTGTTTATCCCCGTGAGGAGCGGATGGCGGCTGTGGCCCAACTGGCAGGGCTGCCCGGAGAGGAAGAAGCCTTTGCCATGTTTGCTTTGGGGTATCCGGACCAGAAAATCGCACCCCATGACCGGTTCCACGAAGAATGGATCCGATGGAAATGA
- the rpsI gene encoding 30S ribosomal protein S9 → MAKVTYDATGSRKSSVARVRLVPGEGKIVVNGRELSEYFGLKTLELVVRQPLDTTETLGKYDVIANVVGGGISGQAGAIRHGIARALLKVDADYRPLLKKAGLLTRDPREKERRKYGLKKARKASQFSKR, encoded by the coding sequence ATGGCAAAAGTTACGTATGATGCAACCGGCAGCCGTAAAAGCTCCGTTGCCCGTGTTCGCCTTGTTCCGGGCGAAGGCAAGATCGTAGTGAACGGCCGTGAACTGAGTGAATACTTCGGCCTGAAAACCCTGGAACTGGTGGTCCGTCAACCGCTGGATACCACCGAAACCCTGGGTAAATATGATGTAATCGCCAACGTTGTGGGTGGCGGTATCTCCGGCCAGGCTGGCGCAATCCGTCATGGTATTGCCCGTGCCCTGCTGAAAGTGGACGCTGATTATCGTCCTCTGCTGAAGAAAGCTGGTCTGCTGACCCGCGATCCTCGGGAAAAAGAACGTCGCAAGTACGGCTTGAAGAAAGCAAGAAAGGCTTCCCAGTTCTCCAAGAGATAA
- a CDS encoding ROK family protein encodes MDKYICLDIGGTAIKYGLADSRGRLFNKDSIPNCIARDGVDAFLEQVLGLIGSYQKYFKIQGAAVSMAGMVNPLTGEMMHAAPHFPGLTGINLMQLVTNRLHLPCWVENDVNCAALGEYWLGNGKGAKSLFCLTMGTGIGGAFVLDGKLWPGSCFTAGEVGQAKLGSRIHWEEAASVTTLVEKAAKLKGVDPTTLNGKIICEQVRHGDKPLHRLLRETVHQWASGIACICYILNPQRVILGGGIMAQQDLLEPMLKDSLKKELIPLILDRTTVTFAGLGNDAGLIGALYNFLAREKRR; translated from the coding sequence GTGGACAAATATATTTGCCTGGATATCGGTGGCACGGCCATCAAATACGGTCTGGCGGACAGCCGGGGGCGGCTGTTCAACAAGGACAGCATCCCCAATTGTATCGCCAGAGACGGTGTGGATGCCTTTCTGGAACAGGTGCTGGGTCTGATTGGATCCTACCAGAAATATTTCAAGATCCAGGGGGCTGCGGTTTCCATGGCAGGGATGGTGAATCCGCTGACCGGGGAAATGATGCACGCGGCACCCCATTTCCCGGGGCTCACCGGGATCAACCTGATGCAGCTGGTAACGAACCGGCTGCATTTGCCCTGTTGGGTGGAAAACGATGTGAACTGTGCTGCCCTGGGGGAATACTGGCTGGGGAACGGCAAAGGGGCCAAAAGCCTGTTCTGCCTTACGATGGGGACCGGTATCGGCGGCGCCTTTGTACTGGACGGGAAACTGTGGCCCGGCAGCTGCTTCACCGCTGGTGAAGTGGGACAGGCCAAACTGGGCAGCCGGATCCACTGGGAAGAAGCGGCTTCGGTGACCACTCTGGTGGAAAAGGCCGCCAAACTGAAGGGCGTGGATCCCACCACCCTGAACGGTAAGATCATCTGCGAGCAGGTGCGCCATGGTGACAAACCGCTGCACCGGCTGCTGCGGGAGACGGTCCACCAGTGGGCTTCCGGAATCGCCTGCATCTGCTACATCCTCAATCCCCAGCGGGTGATTTTGGGCGGGGGCATCATGGCCCAGCAGGACCTGCTGGAACCCATGCTGAAGGACAGCCTGAAAAAAGAGCTGATTCCCCTGATCCTGGATCGGACCACGGTGACCTTTGCCGGACTGGGGAATGACGCAGGTCTGATCGGCGCCCTGTACAATTTCCTGGCCCGGGAAAAGAGACGATAA
- a CDS encoding NAD(P)/FAD-dependent oxidoreductase, which translates to MTKKVDVAIIGGGPAAIYAAYEFVLKYPKVSVLILEEGHAIDLRNCPIIAGKVEKCIRCTPCSIMRGFGGAGAFSDGKYNFTTEFGGWLSDYIPKKTVMELIDYVDEINLKHGAPGEVYSTKNCKIGREALGHDLHLLNAKVRHLGTDNNRKLMASIYRFLMDHGIQIQCDTQVETFKPCDGGYEVFLKDSDETVKCTYLIGAPGRAGAEWFSDQCEALGLELTNNQVDVGVRVEVPAAVFQHITDEVYEAKLVYRTKQYGDRVRTFCMNPNGYVVAENTDGIVTVNGHSFSDPKKNSGNTNFALLVSNRFTEPFKEPHRYGKHIASLSNMLGGGVLVQRFGDLIKGRRTNAHRLSQSFLRPTLNAVPGDLSLVLPKRHLDNIIEMIYALDKVAPGTANDDTLLYGVEVKFYSSRLELDDRLETKLPNFFAIGDGAGITRGLSQASASGVYVARIIGDRMKMM; encoded by the coding sequence ATGACGAAAAAAGTGGACGTAGCCATCATCGGCGGCGGTCCTGCGGCCATTTATGCGGCCTATGAGTTCGTACTGAAATATCCCAAGGTCAGCGTGCTGATCCTGGAGGAAGGCCATGCCATCGATTTGCGGAACTGTCCCATCATTGCAGGCAAGGTGGAAAAGTGCATCCGGTGTACCCCCTGCAGCATCATGCGGGGCTTCGGCGGTGCCGGGGCCTTCTCCGACGGCAAGTACAACTTCACCACGGAATTCGGCGGCTGGCTCAGCGATTACATCCCCAAAAAGACGGTGATGGAACTGATCGACTATGTGGATGAAATCAATCTGAAGCACGGGGCCCCCGGGGAAGTATATTCCACCAAGAACTGTAAAATCGGCCGGGAGGCCCTGGGACACGACCTTCACCTCCTGAATGCCAAGGTGCGCCATCTGGGTACGGACAACAACCGGAAGCTCATGGCCAGCATCTATCGGTTCCTGATGGACCATGGCATCCAGATCCAGTGCGACACCCAGGTGGAGACCTTCAAGCCCTGCGACGGGGGTTACGAAGTGTTCCTGAAGGACAGCGATGAGACTGTGAAATGCACGTATCTGATCGGCGCACCGGGCCGGGCCGGTGCCGAATGGTTCTCGGATCAGTGCGAAGCCTTGGGCCTGGAACTGACCAACAACCAGGTGGATGTGGGCGTCCGGGTGGAAGTGCCGGCGGCGGTGTTCCAGCACATCACCGATGAGGTGTACGAAGCCAAGCTGGTCTACCGGACGAAGCAGTATGGTGACCGGGTGCGGACCTTCTGCATGAACCCCAACGGATATGTGGTGGCGGAGAACACCGATGGCATCGTCACGGTGAACGGCCACAGCTTCAGCGACCCCAAGAAGAACAGCGGCAACACCAACTTTGCGCTGCTGGTGAGCAACCGGTTCACGGAACCCTTCAAGGAACCCCATCGGTATGGCAAGCACATTGCGTCCCTGTCCAACATGCTGGGGGGTGGTGTGCTGGTACAGCGGTTCGGAGACCTGATCAAGGGCCGGCGGACCAATGCCCATCGACTGAGCCAGAGCTTTCTGCGGCCCACGCTGAATGCCGTTCCCGGAGATTTGAGCCTGGTGCTGCCCAAACGGCATCTGGATAATATCATTGAAATGATCTACGCCTTGGACAAGGTGGCGCCGGGCACGGCCAATGACGATACCCTGCTGTATGGGGTAGAGGTAAAATTCTACAGCAGCCGGCTGGAACTGGATGACCGGCTGGAGACGAAACTGCCCAACTTCTTTGCCATCGGTGACGGGGCCGGCATCACTCGGGGCCTGAGCCAGGCCAGCGCCAGCGGCGTATATGTGGCAAGGATCATCGGGGACAGGATGAAAATGATGTGA
- a CDS encoding HlyC/CorC family transporter: protein MDTFEIPTAALTLILVIFISFSGFFSAAETALTGANKLRLKNLAKSGNPKARKALQLLNRFDDALSTILIGNNVVNIATASLAAAVSTAAFGPSGLALATVVTTIIILIFGEILPKSAASDAPEYYSMQTAGLLRILVFLFTPLNFLFRQLKRLAAQFLGKKNSRKPATEDELLLMVDEVESGGGINKQDSLLIKSAIEFSDIRVREIMTPRVDMVAMDISEGTPEALKLFRSHGFSRLPVFKDDYGEIIGILHAKDFFAAYLQNPQFDLKKVIKKAALVHQSTKISRVLKTLQEAKVEMAMVMDSYGTVRGLVTTEDIVEELVGEIWDEHDKAISSFRRLGKNRVLVSCSSNSQNANLFDLFKVLDLDIDDYGLENNSISGWVVDTLETIPKKGDSFDCKNLHVTVTRANEHRVQEIIVEVRPTKKDAAEG from the coding sequence ATGGATACATTTGAAATCCCCACAGCAGCGTTGACGCTGATCCTGGTGATTTTCATCTCTTTTTCCGGCTTCTTCTCTGCGGCAGAAACAGCCCTTACCGGCGCCAACAAACTGCGGCTGAAGAATCTGGCCAAAAGCGGCAACCCCAAGGCCCGGAAAGCCCTGCAGCTGCTGAACCGTTTCGATGATGCCCTGTCCACCATCCTGATTGGGAACAACGTGGTGAACATCGCCACGGCGTCCCTGGCAGCCGCTGTCTCTACAGCGGCCTTCGGTCCTTCGGGCCTGGCCCTGGCCACGGTGGTTACCACCATCATCATCCTGATTTTCGGAGAAATCCTCCCCAAAAGCGCTGCCAGCGACGCCCCGGAATATTACTCCATGCAGACCGCCGGTCTGCTCCGGATCCTGGTGTTCCTGTTCACACCCCTGAACTTTCTGTTCCGGCAGCTGAAGCGGCTGGCCGCCCAGTTCCTGGGCAAGAAGAACAGCCGCAAACCGGCCACGGAAGATGAACTGCTGCTTATGGTGGACGAAGTGGAAAGCGGTGGCGGCATCAACAAGCAGGACAGCCTGCTGATCAAGAGCGCCATCGAGTTCAGTGACATCCGGGTACGGGAGATCATGACCCCCCGGGTGGATATGGTGGCCATGGATATCTCCGAAGGAACGCCGGAGGCCCTGAAGCTGTTCCGCAGCCACGGGTTCTCCCGTCTGCCCGTGTTCAAGGATGACTATGGCGAGATCATCGGCATCCTCCACGCCAAGGACTTTTTTGCAGCGTACCTGCAGAATCCCCAGTTCGACTTGAAGAAAGTCATCAAGAAAGCCGCCCTGGTCCATCAGTCCACCAAGATTTCCCGGGTACTGAAGACCCTGCAGGAAGCCAAGGTGGAAATGGCTATGGTCATGGACAGCTACGGCACCGTACGGGGCCTGGTGACCACTGAGGACATCGTGGAAGAGCTGGTGGGTGAAATCTGGGACGAACATGACAAGGCCATTTCCTCCTTCCGCCGGCTGGGCAAGAACCGGGTCCTGGTGTCCTGTTCCTCCAACTCCCAAAATGCCAACCTGTTCGACCTGTTCAAGGTGCTGGATCTGGACATAGACGACTACGGCCTGGAGAACAACTCCATCAGCGGCTGGGTGGTGGATACCCTGGAAACCATCCCCAAAAAAGGCGACAGCTTCGACTGCAAGAATCTGCACGTAACGGTGACAAGGGCCAACGAGCACCGGGTGCAGGAAATCATCGTGGAAGTGCGGCCCACGAAAAAAGATGCGGCGGAAGGATAG
- a CDS encoding L-cysteine desulfidase family protein → MEKTDQKYQTYVEILKEELVPAMGCTEPIAIAYAAARAREVLGALPDRVEIGVSGNIIKNVKSVVVPNTDGLHGIEAAAAAGIVGGKAEKQLEVIADVTPEQKAQMKDFLKKVPMQVEAVDNGLIFDIMVKLFHGTDSALVRIAQYHTNIVLIQKNEKTVYEAKKDGGTGCADNAEEMGMTGKNLLNIKDILDFANTCDIEDVKPILDPQIQCNTAISEEGLLGNYGANIGSVLLKTYGSDIKNRAVAKAAAGSDARMSGCELPVVINSGSGNQGIAVSVPVIEYAKELNVTKEKLYRALVLSNLIAIHEKTGIGRLSAYCGAVSAGCAAGCGIAYLYGEGYDAISHTLVNALAIVSGIICDGAKASCAAKIASSVEAGLLGYSMYKSGNEFKSGDGIVNNGVEATIRNVSQLGREGMRETDREIIKIMLAPQPEVKE, encoded by the coding sequence ATGGAGAAGACCGATCAGAAATACCAGACCTACGTGGAAATCCTGAAGGAAGAACTGGTGCCGGCCATGGGATGTACCGAGCCCATTGCGATTGCCTACGCCGCGGCCAGGGCCCGGGAAGTCCTGGGAGCCCTGCCGGACAGGGTGGAAATCGGCGTCAGCGGGAATATCATCAAGAACGTGAAGAGCGTGGTGGTGCCCAATACGGACGGCCTGCACGGCATCGAAGCGGCGGCTGCGGCCGGGATCGTTGGAGGCAAAGCGGAAAAACAGCTGGAAGTAATCGCAGACGTGACACCGGAGCAGAAAGCACAGATGAAGGACTTCCTGAAAAAGGTGCCCATGCAGGTGGAAGCGGTGGACAATGGACTGATCTTCGATATCATGGTGAAGCTGTTCCATGGAACGGACAGCGCCCTGGTCCGGATTGCTCAATACCATACCAATATCGTGCTGATACAGAAGAATGAAAAGACTGTCTATGAAGCGAAAAAAGACGGGGGCACCGGCTGTGCGGACAATGCTGAGGAAATGGGCATGACCGGCAAGAACCTGCTGAACATCAAGGACATCCTGGATTTTGCCAACACCTGTGACATCGAAGATGTAAAACCCATACTGGATCCCCAGATCCAATGCAACACCGCCATTTCTGAAGAAGGACTGCTGGGCAACTACGGTGCCAATATCGGTTCCGTGCTGCTGAAGACCTACGGCAGCGACATCAAGAATCGGGCTGTGGCCAAGGCAGCTGCCGGGTCCGACGCCCGGATGAGCGGCTGTGAACTGCCTGTGGTGATCAACTCCGGCAGCGGCAACCAGGGCATTGCCGTTTCCGTTCCCGTCATCGAATATGCCAAGGAACTGAATGTGACCAAGGAAAAACTGTACCGGGCCCTGGTGCTGTCCAATCTGATCGCCATCCATGAAAAGACCGGCATCGGACGGCTGTCCGCCTACTGCGGAGCGGTAAGCGCCGGGTGCGCGGCGGGCTGTGGCATCGCCTACCTGTACGGGGAAGGGTATGACGCCATCAGCCATACCCTGGTGAACGCGCTGGCCATCGTCAGCGGGATCATCTGCGACGGGGCGAAGGCCTCCTGTGCCGCCAAAATTGCATCCAGCGTGGAAGCCGGCCTGCTGGGCTACTCCATGTACAAGAGCGGCAATGAATTCAAAAGCGGCGATGGCATTGTGAACAATGGGGTGGAGGCCACCATCAGGAACGTGAGCCAGCTGGGCCGGGAAGGGATGAGAGAAACCGACCGGGAGATTATCAAGATCATGCTGGCACCCCAGCCGGAGGTAAAAGAATAA
- a CDS encoding cysteine hydrolase family protein — protein MSNPFLIVVDMQNDFVGGSLGSEAAQAITLDVMKKVAHFPGKVIFTQDTHGSDYLETQEGKLLPVKHCIKNTPGWRLIPGLEKLQQEHHWPVIQKPCFGSVKLARELAEANKVQPITSIELIGLCTDICVVSNALLLKAALPEVPIKVDSRCCAGVTPEKHRAALETMKSCQIIVE, from the coding sequence ATGAGCAATCCGTTTTTGATTGTGGTAGATATGCAGAATGATTTTGTAGGCGGCAGCCTGGGATCCGAGGCGGCCCAGGCCATCACCCTGGACGTAATGAAAAAAGTGGCCCATTTCCCGGGCAAGGTGATCTTCACCCAGGACACCCACGGCAGTGACTACCTGGAAACCCAGGAAGGCAAACTGCTGCCCGTGAAGCATTGCATCAAGAACACCCCGGGATGGCGCCTGATCCCCGGCCTGGAAAAGCTGCAGCAGGAACACCACTGGCCGGTGATCCAGAAGCCCTGCTTCGGTTCTGTGAAACTGGCCCGGGAGCTGGCAGAGGCCAACAAGGTACAGCCCATCACCAGCATCGAACTCATCGGCCTTTGTACCGATATCTGCGTGGTGAGCAATGCCCTGCTGTTGAAAGCGGCCCTGCCGGAAGTGCCCATCAAAGTGGACAGCCGCTGCTGTGCCGGCGTAACCCCGGAAAAACACCGGGCAGCCCTGGAAACCATGAAAAGCTGCCAGATCATTGTGGAATGA
- the gltX gene encoding glutamate--tRNA ligase, with the protein MSEVRVRFAPSPTGYLHIGGARTALFNWLFARSQGGRMILRIEDTDRDRLKEDSVSQIITSLKWLGLDWDEGPEVGGDHGPYYQSQRLDLYKKYCQQLVDEGKAYYCFCTAADLEAQREEQRKRKQPFHYAGTCRDLDPAEARKRVEAGEPHSIRIKLPREGTVTVHDMIHGDVTFNWNQFDDFVIMKTNGIPTYNFAVVVDDHFMGMTHVLRAEEHLTNTPKQLVIYDAFGWKAPQFGHMPMILAPDRSKLSKRHGATSVEEFREKGYLHQAIINYLTLLGWAPGNDEEIFTLEDTVKQFDFSKMSHKAAVYDVKKLTWLNGQYLSSLPLREIADAAVPFFKKAGLIDDTYLPAHQEYFDHLVDVVRVRVKTLVELADGSSYFFRDFDEYDPKGVKKSFKPEAAQLLQKAHDALAALPEFNLETTEACYNKLAEELGTTLGKVIHPTRLALTGRTFSPGMFDVMVLLGREKTLERLDKAIAFINAQG; encoded by the coding sequence ATGAGTGAAGTACGTGTACGGTTTGCCCCCAGCCCGACTGGGTATCTGCATATCGGGGGGGCCCGGACGGCCCTGTTCAACTGGTTGTTCGCACGCAGCCAGGGTGGCAGGATGATCCTGCGGATCGAAGATACCGACCGGGATCGTCTGAAGGAAGATTCCGTCTCCCAGATCATCACCAGCCTGAAATGGCTGGGCCTGGACTGGGACGAAGGCCCGGAAGTGGGCGGGGATCACGGTCCCTACTACCAGTCCCAAAGGCTGGATCTGTATAAGAAATACTGCCAGCAGCTGGTGGACGAGGGCAAAGCCTACTACTGCTTCTGCACCGCTGCGGATCTGGAAGCCCAGCGGGAAGAACAGCGCAAACGGAAGCAGCCTTTCCATTATGCCGGTACCTGCCGCGACCTGGATCCTGCAGAAGCCAGGAAACGGGTGGAAGCCGGGGAACCCCATTCCATCCGGATCAAACTGCCCCGGGAAGGCACTGTCACCGTCCATGACATGATCCACGGAGACGTGACTTTCAACTGGAACCAGTTCGATGATTTCGTCATCATGAAGACCAATGGCATCCCCACCTATAACTTCGCCGTCGTGGTGGACGATCATTTCATGGGCATGACCCACGTGCTGCGGGCGGAAGAACATCTGACCAACACCCCGAAACAGCTGGTGATCTACGATGCCTTCGGCTGGAAGGCACCGCAGTTCGGCCATATGCCCATGATCCTGGCACCGGACCGGAGCAAGCTGAGCAAGCGCCATGGGGCTACCTCCGTGGAAGAATTCCGGGAAAAAGGCTATCTGCACCAGGCCATCATCAATTACCTGACCCTGCTGGGATGGGCTCCTGGCAATGACGAAGAAATCTTCACCCTGGAAGATACGGTGAAACAGTTCGATTTCAGCAAGATGTCCCATAAGGCGGCTGTCTACGATGTGAAGAAGCTGACCTGGCTGAACGGCCAGTACCTGTCCAGCCTGCCCCTGCGGGAAATCGCCGATGCGGCTGTGCCTTTCTTCAAGAAGGCGGGCCTGATCGATGATACGTACCTGCCGGCCCATCAGGAATATTTCGACCATCTGGTGGATGTAGTCCGGGTCCGGGTGAAGACCCTGGTGGAACTGGCGGACGGTTCCAGCTACTTCTTCAGGGATTTTGATGAATACGATCCCAAGGGTGTGAAGAAATCCTTCAAACCGGAAGCAGCCCAACTGCTGCAGAAAGCCCATGATGCGCTGGCTGCCCTGCCTGAATTCAATCTGGAGACCACGGAAGCCTGCTACAACAAGCTGGCGGAAGAACTGGGCACCACCCTGGGCAAGGTGATCCATCCCACCCGTCTGGCCCTGACCGGTCGGACCTTCAGCCCCGGCATGTTCGATGTGATGGTGCTGCTGGGCAGGGAAAAAACCCTGGAACGGCTGGATAAAGCCATTGCCTTCATCAACGCACAGGGCTGA
- a CDS encoding M48 family metallopeptidase, protein MGIEEIMKSARIVQSARRTIGFEVRESGTLLLRVPYGCPKSLWEQAVHKKEQWICRAVERVRTENREYHTLELREGETFLLFGAPCTLHRVPGKGFRQEPGNLYMGMEENRATLVGYLSARLGEVLWDLVRSYALVLDLPVPRVKWSRARSRWGYCNYRGEIGFSWPLVFCSREVIAYVVVHELCHLRNMSHNKAFWQAVARVLPDYKERENWLKVHRKVMFTL, encoded by the coding sequence ATGGGTATCGAAGAAATCATGAAAAGCGCCCGGATCGTCCAGTCGGCCCGCCGGACCATCGGGTTTGAAGTCCGCGAAAGCGGAACGCTGCTTTTGCGGGTCCCTTACGGCTGTCCCAAAAGCCTCTGGGAGCAGGCAGTGCACAAAAAAGAACAATGGATCTGCCGGGCGGTGGAACGGGTCCGGACGGAGAACCGGGAGTACCATACCCTGGAACTGCGGGAGGGGGAGACCTTCCTGCTGTTTGGTGCGCCCTGCACCCTGCATCGGGTCCCGGGAAAGGGATTTCGGCAGGAACCCGGGAATCTTTATATGGGCATGGAGGAGAACCGGGCCACCCTGGTGGGGTATCTGTCCGCCCGGCTGGGGGAGGTGCTCTGGGACCTGGTGCGGTCTTACGCCCTGGTACTGGATCTGCCTGTACCTCGGGTGAAATGGAGCCGGGCCCGCTCCCGCTGGGGGTACTGCAATTACAGGGGAGAAATCGGGTTCTCCTGGCCTCTGGTGTTCTGCTCCCGGGAGGTGATTGCCTATGTGGTGGTCCACGAGCTCTGCCACCTCCGCAACATGTCCCATAACAAGGCCTTCTGGCAGGCTGTGGCCCGGGTGCTGCCGGATTACAAGGAACGGGAAAACTGGTTGAAAGTCCATAGAAAGGTCATGTTTACATTATGA
- a CDS encoding serine hydrolase — MSINKKILLCFIALVVIGIISITLLHRSPKYLEQQQTAQNAQLVHSQDTKLPYAYLNNVIAQSGAACSVYYHSLDTGEVFYNYSGKMPAGDLIRPYVAAAVLRQVEDRDLALDEVYTLREKDLRPHSPVLGKLPAGSKLTVQNLLEAMILQNDTTALYKLIWIAGREDMNEWLSKQGYADTVIGSHDLPTQENAQDGLAPKEKRELSYTSVNDMVNLLTSLYQGKCISREKDAYLLGLLQKQPERDMLGALLPDKVKIAGYQANHGQVLGAAGIVYAKEKYVLVVMMDKAVRPEETRKTINQISSIIFNTVNDKEVFKK; from the coding sequence ATGAGTATCAACAAGAAAATCCTGCTTTGTTTCATTGCCCTGGTGGTGATCGGGATCATCTCCATCACCCTGCTGCACCGCAGCCCCAAATACCTGGAGCAGCAGCAGACCGCCCAGAATGCCCAGCTGGTCCATTCCCAGGACACCAAGCTGCCCTATGCCTATCTGAATAACGTAATCGCCCAGAGCGGGGCTGCCTGCTCGGTGTACTACCATTCCCTGGATACCGGGGAAGTGTTCTACAATTATTCCGGCAAAATGCCTGCCGGTGATCTGATCCGTCCCTACGTGGCGGCGGCTGTACTGCGCCAGGTGGAAGACAGGGACCTGGCGCTGGATGAAGTCTACACCCTGCGGGAAAAGGACCTCCGGCCCCACAGCCCGGTCCTGGGGAAACTGCCTGCCGGCAGCAAACTGACGGTGCAGAATCTGCTGGAAGCCATGATCCTGCAGAACGATACCACGGCCCTGTATAAACTGATCTGGATCGCCGGCCGGGAAGACATGAACGAATGGCTGTCCAAACAGGGGTATGCAGATACGGTGATCGGCAGCCATGATCTGCCCACCCAGGAAAATGCCCAGGATGGCCTGGCTCCCAAAGAGAAACGGGAACTGAGCTATACGTCTGTGAACGATATGGTGAACCTTTTGACCAGCCTGTACCAGGGCAAATGTATCAGTCGGGAAAAGGATGCCTATCTGCTGGGTCTGCTGCAGAAACAGCCGGAACGGGATATGCTGGGGGCCCTGCTGCCGGATAAGGTGAAAATAGCCGGGTACCAGGCGAACCATGGCCAGGTACTGGGGGCGGCCGGCATTGTCTATGCCAAGGAAAAATATGTTCTGGTGGTCATGATGGATAAGGCGGTACGTCCAGAGGAAACCCGCAAGACCATCAACCAGATCTCTTCGATTATCTTCAATACGGTCAATGACAAAGAGGTGTTCAAAAAATGA
- a CDS encoding GNAT family N-acetyltransferase, with translation MELRYAKPQDVKDIANLEAVCFPHAEAATPESIQDRVAAYPNHFLLLFDGGKLVSFVNGLVTDEPDLTDAMYEHADMHNEKGAWQMIFGVDTDPARRKQGLAGNVLQHFIDAARKEGRKGVVLTCKDRLVHYYAKFGFVDEGISGSTHGDVVWHQMRLTFNGK, from the coding sequence ATGGAATTGCGGTATGCAAAACCCCAGGATGTGAAGGATATCGCCAACCTGGAGGCTGTCTGCTTCCCTCATGCAGAAGCGGCTACACCGGAATCCATCCAGGATCGGGTGGCGGCGTATCCCAATCACTTCCTCCTGCTGTTTGATGGAGGCAAGCTGGTTTCCTTTGTGAATGGACTGGTGACGGATGAACCGGATCTGACTGACGCCATGTACGAACATGCAGATATGCACAACGAAAAAGGGGCCTGGCAGATGATTTTCGGGGTGGATACGGACCCCGCCCGCCGGAAACAGGGACTGGCCGGGAACGTGCTGCAGCACTTCATCGATGCGGCCCGGAAAGAAGGCCGCAAAGGAGTGGTCCTGACCTGCAAGGACCGTCTGGTCCACTATTACGCCAAATTCGGATTCGTGGATGAAGGCATCTCCGGTTCCACCCACGGGGACGTGGTGTGGCACCAGATGCGGCTCACTTTCAATGGGAAATAA